Part of the Candidatus Thermoplasmatota archaeon genome is shown below.
TAACTTATTGTAGGTAATTAATCTCTGCTTAAAGTAAAAGAACTCTAAAGCCTAAAGCAGACTTGCAAGTTTTTTAATATCTTTGTTTGCAACATGCGTATAAATCTGAGTTGTTCTCAAACTTTTATGACCAAGCAACTGTTGAATAAACCTTATATCTACACCTCCTTCCAATAAATGTGTAGCAAAGCTGTGCCTTAAAGTATGCGGCGTGACTTTCTTTCTTATGCCAGCTTTTTTAGTTGCATTTTTAACTATTTGCTGAATTGTTCTCTCATCATATC
Proteins encoded:
- a CDS encoding tyrosine-type recombinase/integrase, translated to YDERTIQQIVKNATKKAGIRKKVTPHTLRHSFATHLLEGGVDIRFIQQLLGHKSLRTTQIYTHVANKDIKKLASLL